A window from Nitrospirota bacterium encodes these proteins:
- a CDS encoding CoB--CoM heterodisulfide reductase iron-sulfur subunit A family protein, producing MAEQSVLVIGGGISGLTAALESAEAGYDVHLVERNPYLGGRVAQLYKYFPKLCPPVCGLELNFRRLKENPRINVYTMAEVSGISGTEGDFDVTVTLKPRYVNERCVGCDACAEACPVHKPNDFNFGLDKSKAAYLPFAQAFPFRYVIDKEHCTGDCAQACKDACKYDAVDLDMKPESMNLKVGSVVVATGWNPYEAERMDNLQYGKVNNLITNMQMERLAAANGPTGGKILRPSDGKEPKRVAFVQCAGSRDENHLSFCSYICCMASLKQITYLRDQYEEFAAEVFYIDIRTPGRYEQFYWNIKEDPRVAFTKGKVAKIKQAAGDAVEVTVEDALTGKKSAKTFDLVVLATGMQPSGARATVPGVTYVEEGFAALDAQRPGVVPVGTARTPLDVQRSVQDATGAAVKSIHTLVRR from the coding sequence ATGGCCGAGCAAAGTGTGCTTGTCATAGGAGGAGGCATTAGTGGACTGACGGCCGCGCTAGAGTCAGCCGAGGCCGGGTACGACGTCCACCTGGTGGAGAGAAACCCCTACCTCGGGGGCCGGGTGGCGCAGCTCTATAAATACTTCCCGAAGCTCTGCCCGCCGGTCTGCGGGCTGGAGCTGAACTTCCGGCGCCTCAAGGAAAACCCGCGGATAAACGTCTACACCATGGCCGAGGTCTCTGGCATCTCCGGCACCGAGGGAGACTTCGACGTCACGGTCACCCTGAAGCCCCGCTACGTCAACGAGCGCTGCGTGGGGTGCGACGCCTGTGCCGAGGCCTGCCCGGTGCACAAGCCCAACGACTTCAACTTCGGCCTGGACAAGAGCAAGGCGGCCTATCTGCCCTTCGCCCAGGCGTTTCCTTTCCGGTATGTCATCGACAAGGAGCACTGCACGGGCGATTGCGCGCAGGCGTGCAAGGATGCCTGCAAGTACGACGCCGTGGACCTGGACATGAAGCCCGAGAGCATGAACCTCAAGGTGGGCTCCGTCGTGGTGGCCACGGGGTGGAACCCATACGAGGCCGAGCGGATGGACAACCTTCAGTACGGGAAGGTCAACAACCTTATCACCAACATGCAGATGGAGCGCCTGGCGGCAGCCAACGGGCCCACCGGGGGCAAGATCCTGAGGCCCTCGGACGGCAAGGAGCCCAAGCGCGTGGCCTTCGTCCAGTGCGCGGGCTCCCGCGACGAGAACCACCTGAGCTTCTGCTCCTACATCTGCTGCATGGCCTCCCTCAAGCAGATCACCTACCTGAGGGACCAGTACGAGGAGTTTGCCGCGGAGGTCTTCTACATCGACATCCGCACCCCCGGGCGGTACGAGCAGTTCTACTGGAACATCAAGGAGGACCCCCGCGTGGCCTTCACCAAGGGGAAGGTGGCCAAGATAAAGCAGGCCGCCGGAGACGCCGTGGAGGTCACCGTGGAGGACGCCCTCACCGGGAAGAAGTCCGCCAAGACCTTTGACCTGGTGGTGCTGGCCACGGGCATGCAGCCCTCCGGGGCCCGCGCGACGGTGCCGGGCGTGACGTACGTCGAGGAGGGCTTCGCCGCCCTGGATGCCCAGAGGCCGGGGGTCGTCCCGGTGGGCACCGCCCGCACCCCCCTGGACGTGCAGCGCTCGGTGCAGGACGCCACCGGGGCAGCCGTCAAGAGCATTCACACTCTGGTGAGGAGGTAA